In Sphingobacterium thalpophilum, a genomic segment contains:
- a CDS encoding N-acetyltransferase family protein, giving the protein MNQLKFRDAAQHDLPRIVEIYNSTIASRMVTADTAPVSVASRQKWFDEHNASKRPLWLIEDENNQILGWVSFQSFYGRPAYDATVEISIYLDEQQRGRGLGKQILQYCIDKAPGLGVHTLLGFIFAHNLPSIALFEKTGFKEWANLPNIATLDQEERSLKILGIRIK; this is encoded by the coding sequence ATGAATCAATTAAAATTTCGCGACGCAGCACAACATGATTTACCACGCATAGTAGAAATATACAACTCTACAATAGCCTCCCGCATGGTTACTGCAGACACTGCCCCAGTATCTGTTGCCAGTAGACAAAAATGGTTTGACGAACATAACGCTTCGAAAAGACCCCTGTGGCTGATAGAAGATGAAAATAACCAGATACTTGGATGGGTAAGTTTTCAATCTTTCTATGGTCGTCCAGCTTATGACGCAACAGTAGAAATCAGTATCTATTTGGATGAACAGCAACGTGGTCGAGGCCTGGGTAAACAGATTCTCCAGTACTGCATTGATAAAGCCCCAGGTTTAGGCGTACATACCTTATTGGGATTTATCTTTGCACACAATCTTCCAAGCATCGCATTATTTGAAAAGACGGGTTTCAAGGAATGGGCCAACTTACCCAATATAGCAACCTTGGATCAGGAAGAACGTAGTCTAAAAATATTAGGTATACGAATTAAATAA
- a CDS encoding DUF5009 domain-containing protein yields the protein MNALQAVPKIRIRSMDVMRGFTLFLMLFVNDLFIPGVPKWLVHSEADEDGMGLADWVFPGFLFMVGMAVPYAVAAREKIGSSTAVIFVHMLIRTLSLLLIGVLILNGSRVDPQLTGMSHLLWLALLYVFVFLIWNHYPKDMQYQDPWYAELGIGLLRD from the coding sequence ATGAACGCATTGCAAGCTGTACCTAAAATCCGAATCCGTTCAATGGATGTTATGCGTGGTTTCACGCTGTTCTTGATGTTATTTGTCAATGACTTGTTTATTCCAGGTGTACCTAAATGGCTGGTTCATTCGGAAGCAGATGAGGACGGAATGGGATTGGCGGATTGGGTATTTCCGGGATTTCTTTTTATGGTTGGAATGGCAGTGCCTTATGCTGTTGCGGCCAGGGAAAAGATAGGTTCATCGACAGCGGTCATTTTTGTTCATATGCTGATCAGAACATTAAGTTTATTGCTTATTGGTGTATTGATATTGAATGGTTCGCGAGTTGATCCACAGTTGACGGGGATGTCACATTTGTTGTGGTTGGCACTGCTGTATGTATTCGTTTTTCTGATTTGGAATCATTATCCGAAAGACATGCAATATCAAGATCCATGGTACGCCGAGCTGGGCATTGGTTTGTTGCGGGATTAG
- a CDS encoding glycoside hydrolase family 18 protein — translation MECKLKSIFSQTFTVLLLTLLLYPSVSCARAKNKKVVIAYVTSWSKVMPDPTYLTHINYAFAHVSDSFDGLRIDNESRLKAITDLKKTHPHLKVLLSVGGWGSGRFSEMAANESNRQKFAKDCWRVMREFNLDGIDIDWEYPTNSSAGISSSLADTENFTLLMHDIRKAIGKKKLLTLASVANGKYIAFDKIKNDVDFVNIMTYDSGHPPYHHASLHRSPLSGHTTCVEAVKAHIEGGMPVEKLVLGIPFYGRGNKTEVKSFIDYKDLLSLQGFEQKWDDEAKAHYLVNDKGDFVLTYETPESIALKCDYVHDRTTRCDVLGIRGRYSRRCLTGCRLQRYSRINKKA, via the coding sequence ATGGAATGTAAATTGAAATCAATATTTAGTCAGACCTTCACTGTTCTGTTATTGACTTTATTGTTGTATCCTAGTGTAAGTTGTGCACGAGCGAAAAACAAAAAAGTTGTTATCGCCTATGTCACTTCCTGGTCTAAAGTGATGCCTGATCCGACTTATCTGACGCATATCAATTATGCCTTTGCACATGTCAGCGACAGCTTTGACGGCCTACGTATAGATAATGAATCTAGATTGAAGGCTATTACGGATCTTAAGAAAACACATCCACATCTAAAGGTATTGCTGTCCGTTGGCGGCTGGGGAAGCGGTCGGTTTAGCGAAATGGCTGCTAATGAATCTAATCGGCAAAAGTTTGCCAAAGACTGCTGGCGTGTGATGAGGGAATTTAATCTTGATGGTATTGACATTGACTGGGAATATCCAACGAATTCTTCTGCAGGGATCTCGTCTTCTTTAGCGGATACGGAGAATTTCACCTTGCTCATGCACGATATCCGCAAGGCTATTGGTAAGAAGAAACTGTTGACTTTGGCTTCTGTTGCGAACGGTAAGTATATTGCTTTTGACAAGATTAAGAATGATGTGGATTTTGTGAATATCATGACTTATGATTCGGGTCATCCGCCTTATCATCACGCGAGTTTACACCGTTCACCTTTATCTGGACATACAACTTGTGTGGAGGCCGTTAAGGCCCACATCGAGGGCGGTATGCCTGTTGAAAAATTGGTGCTGGGAATTCCATTCTATGGTCGGGGCAATAAAACTGAAGTCAAGAGTTTTATCGATTATAAAGATCTGCTTTCACTTCAGGGCTTTGAGCAGAAATGGGACGATGAGGCTAAAGCGCATTATCTTGTCAACGATAAAGGGGATTTTGTACTGACTTATGAAACGCCAGAATCGATTGCACTTAAATGCGATTATGTACACGACAGGACTACTCGGTGCGATGTACTGGGAATACGCGGGAGATACAGCAGGAGGTGTCTTACGGGATGCCGTCTACAAAGGTATTCTAGAATAAACAAAAAAGCCTAA
- a CDS encoding M3 family metallopeptidase codes for MSILTEKFKTQHDTAPFSQIKNEDYIPAFDEAIQKTKDEVDAIVNNPETATFDNTIAAMSYSGQTLDRLSNIFFNLHSAETNADLEKIAQDVAPKLSALGNDITLNFDLFKRVKAVYDQKDQLTLTAEQTTLLEKSYKDFVRNGALLNDEQKEKLREIDAELSLLKLKFGENVLAETNAYQLLVTDEKDLAGLPEGAVEAAHALAKAKEKEGWLFTLDFPSYLPFVTYADNRELRKEITLAAGRKAFQDNEHNNVDNVLKIVKLRFERANLLGYATHADFVLAERMAQNPSKVTEFLNDLLGKAKPAAVKEFAELSQFAKNMHGIDQLEKWDGAYYAEKLKQERFNLDDEKLKPYFKLENVLQGAFEVAHRLFGINFKEVDTIDTYHEEVQTFEVSKDNGELVAIFYADFFPRKGKRNGAWMTSFKPQYIQQGKQERPHVSIVCNFTRPTASKPSLLTFQEVTTLFHEFGHALHGMLADSTYPTLSGTSVYWDFVELPSQVMENWCYEKEALELFAKHYETGEVIPIELVEKIRESASFLEGMATMRQLSFGLLDMGWHGQDPTAISDLKSFEDQQFASTKLYPDVKDNAMSTAFSHIFNGGYSSGYYSYKWAEVLDADAFDYFKQNGIFNKEIATKFKDNILSKGGTEHPMVLYKRFRGQEPSVEPLLKRAGLIK; via the coding sequence ATGAGTATTTTAACAGAAAAATTTAAAACGCAGCACGACACGGCTCCGTTTTCACAGATAAAAAACGAAGATTATATTCCCGCATTTGATGAGGCTATTCAGAAGACAAAAGATGAAGTCGATGCTATCGTCAACAATCCCGAAACGGCAACTTTCGACAATACCATCGCTGCTATGTCCTACTCTGGACAGACACTAGATCGTTTGTCCAATATCTTTTTCAATCTGCATTCCGCTGAAACCAATGCTGATCTCGAAAAGATCGCACAGGATGTCGCCCCAAAACTATCTGCTTTAGGCAATGATATCACCTTAAATTTCGATCTTTTCAAAAGGGTTAAGGCTGTATACGACCAGAAGGATCAACTGACATTGACGGCAGAGCAAACCACCTTATTGGAAAAATCCTATAAGGATTTTGTACGCAACGGCGCACTTTTAAATGATGAACAGAAAGAAAAGCTCCGCGAAATAGATGCCGAGCTATCGCTTTTAAAATTGAAATTCGGGGAGAATGTCCTGGCCGAAACCAATGCCTATCAGCTGTTGGTAACAGACGAAAAAGATCTTGCTGGACTTCCAGAGGGTGCTGTAGAAGCTGCCCATGCTTTGGCTAAAGCCAAGGAAAAAGAAGGCTGGCTTTTTACCCTGGATTTCCCGAGCTATCTTCCTTTTGTCACTTATGCCGACAATCGGGAACTTCGCAAAGAAATTACCCTCGCCGCAGGCCGTAAAGCTTTTCAGGATAACGAGCACAACAACGTAGACAATGTCCTTAAAATTGTAAAACTGCGCTTCGAACGTGCTAACTTATTAGGCTACGCCACCCATGCAGACTTTGTCCTTGCCGAACGTATGGCGCAAAACCCAAGTAAAGTCACCGAATTCCTAAACGACCTCCTTGGAAAAGCGAAACCAGCGGCAGTGAAAGAATTTGCAGAATTATCCCAATTTGCAAAAAACATGCATGGCATAGACCAATTGGAAAAATGGGATGGCGCCTATTATGCCGAAAAGCTGAAACAGGAACGCTTTAATTTGGACGATGAAAAGCTCAAACCTTATTTCAAACTCGAAAATGTCTTACAAGGTGCATTTGAAGTAGCCCATCGCTTGTTTGGCATCAACTTCAAGGAAGTCGATACAATAGATACCTACCACGAAGAAGTACAAACATTTGAGGTCAGTAAAGACAACGGTGAATTAGTCGCTATCTTCTATGCCGATTTCTTCCCGCGTAAAGGAAAGAGAAATGGGGCCTGGATGACATCTTTCAAACCACAGTACATTCAACAGGGTAAACAAGAACGTCCGCATGTCTCCATTGTTTGCAATTTTACGCGTCCTACAGCTTCAAAACCTTCGCTGTTGACCTTTCAGGAAGTGACCACATTATTTCACGAATTTGGACATGCCCTACATGGTATGCTAGCTGATAGCACTTATCCTACACTATCTGGAACCTCTGTATATTGGGATTTTGTCGAGTTACCGAGTCAGGTGATGGAAAACTGGTGCTACGAAAAAGAAGCTCTTGAGCTATTTGCCAAACACTATGAAACTGGCGAAGTGATTCCGATTGAACTTGTCGAAAAGATCCGAGAAAGCGCTTCATTTCTTGAGGGTATGGCAACAATGCGCCAATTGAGCTTTGGTCTATTGGATATGGGCTGGCATGGACAGGATCCAACCGCGATCTCGGACCTCAAATCATTCGAAGATCAACAGTTTGCTTCGACAAAACTCTATCCCGATGTCAAGGACAATGCCATGAGCACAGCCTTCTCCCATATTTTCAATGGCGGTTATTCTTCGGGCTATTACAGCTATAAATGGGCCGAAGTACTGGATGCAGATGCATTTGACTACTTTAAACAAAACGGTATTTTCAATAAGGAAATCGCAACCAAATTCAAGGATAATATTCTTTCAAAAGGTGGAACCGAACATCCAATGGTTCTTTACAAACGTTTCCGGGGACAAGAACCTTCGGTAGAACCTTTGTTGAAAAGGGCTGGATTGATCAAATAA
- a CDS encoding pyridoxal phosphate-dependent aminotransferase, translating into MSTSSYLSDRINNLSESATLKMTKLGRELAAKGVNVISLSVGEPDFNTPEHVKDAAKKALDENWTRYSPVPGYPELRQAIVNKLKTENNLDYDISQIVVSTGAKQSLSNVILTLINPGDEVIIPTPYWVSYSEMVVLAEGKSVFINTEIDNNFKITPAQLEAAITPKTKLFMFSSPNNPTGTVYSKDELAALAEVFEKHPQVFILSDEIYEHINFVDKHESIAQFESIKDRVIIINGFSKAFAMTGWRLGYIAANKTIAAANDKLQGQTTSGTCSISQRAGIVAYEQGLESVNKMKEAFARRRQLVYDLLTEIPGVRTNLPEGAFYFFPEISSFFGKKDQDGNVIKNSSDLALYLLNVGHVATVGGDSFGNDNYIRLSYAASDESLIEALKRIKEALGKLA; encoded by the coding sequence ATGAGCACATCATCATACTTATCAGACAGGATAAATAATTTGTCCGAATCGGCTACACTTAAAATGACCAAGTTGGGCCGCGAATTAGCAGCGAAAGGCGTTAATGTAATTAGCCTTAGCGTAGGTGAACCTGATTTCAACACCCCTGAGCATGTAAAAGATGCAGCGAAGAAAGCCCTAGATGAAAACTGGACGCGTTATTCGCCGGTACCGGGATACCCTGAGTTGCGCCAGGCAATTGTAAACAAGTTGAAGACAGAAAACAATTTAGATTATGATATCTCTCAAATTGTTGTTTCTACAGGTGCGAAACAATCCCTGTCTAATGTAATTTTGACGTTGATCAACCCGGGTGATGAGGTAATTATCCCAACACCGTATTGGGTATCATACTCCGAAATGGTCGTTTTAGCAGAAGGAAAATCGGTATTTATCAATACAGAGATCGACAATAACTTTAAGATTACACCAGCACAATTGGAAGCGGCAATTACACCAAAAACCAAATTGTTTATGTTCTCTTCGCCAAACAACCCCACAGGAACAGTTTACAGCAAAGATGAATTGGCTGCATTAGCTGAAGTTTTCGAAAAACATCCACAGGTATTTATCCTATCCGATGAAATCTACGAGCATATCAACTTTGTAGACAAACACGAATCCATCGCACAATTTGAAAGCATCAAAGATAGAGTAATTATCATAAATGGCTTTTCAAAAGCATTTGCAATGACGGGATGGCGTTTAGGTTATATCGCTGCCAACAAAACCATTGCTGCCGCGAATGATAAATTACAAGGACAGACAACCTCAGGTACATGTTCAATTTCTCAACGTGCAGGAATCGTCGCTTATGAACAAGGATTAGAATCTGTCAACAAAATGAAAGAAGCTTTCGCTCGTCGTCGCCAATTGGTATACGATCTATTGACTGAAATCCCTGGCGTAAGAACAAATCTTCCAGAGGGCGCATTCTATTTCTTCCCAGAAATCTCTTCGTTCTTTGGTAAAAAAGACCAAGATGGTAATGTCATTAAAAACTCATCTGATTTGGCATTGTACTTATTGAATGTTGGTCACGTAGCTACAGTAGGTGGAGATTCATTCGGTAACGACAATTACATCCGCTTGTCTTATGCTGCTTCAGACGAAAGTTTGATTGAAGCTTTGAAAAGAATCAAAGAAGCATTAGGAAAACTGGCCTAA
- a CDS encoding cation diffusion facilitator family transporter, giving the protein MSRQRRLVLLSLFTGIGLMIVKFFAYFLTDSSAIFTDAAESIVNVIASGFAFYSIYLSAQPKDENHPYGHGKVEFFSVFLEGGLIFIAGAIILAKACYNLFFPAALTHLEQGIYLIGITSVINFAVGFYIMKRGRALGSITLVADGKHLQVDAYSTVGLILGLLLMRLTGFQWIDVVISIVLGLFILFNGYKLLRQSIGGLMDESDTALVQDVVEILERNRKDEWIDVHNLRVQRYGNELHVDCHLTLPRYLDLIQVHDEISAVDKIVNKEMSVRTEFFVHADPCLPQCCQYCQVDNCPIRSEQFRGRISWDTDNVTRNQKHFLYAIAE; this is encoded by the coding sequence ATGTCAAGACAAAGAAGATTGGTTTTACTATCGCTTTTTACGGGAATAGGTTTGATGATTGTGAAGTTTTTTGCCTACTTTTTAACGGACTCCAGTGCAATCTTTACAGATGCGGCAGAGAGTATCGTTAATGTGATTGCTTCGGGTTTTGCATTTTATAGTATTTATCTTTCGGCGCAACCTAAGGATGAGAATCATCCCTACGGGCATGGTAAAGTGGAGTTCTTTTCGGTGTTTTTGGAAGGTGGACTTATTTTTATCGCCGGCGCCATTATCTTAGCCAAGGCTTGTTACAATCTTTTCTTTCCGGCAGCGTTAACGCACCTTGAACAAGGGATTTATTTGATCGGTATTACATCTGTGATAAATTTTGCAGTAGGATTCTATATCATGAAGCGTGGACGTGCATTGGGCTCTATTACCTTGGTGGCGGACGGAAAACATCTGCAGGTAGATGCCTATAGTACGGTCGGATTGATACTGGGTTTACTATTGATGAGACTGACAGGTTTCCAATGGATCGATGTGGTCATTTCAATTGTATTGGGGCTTTTTATCCTCTTCAATGGTTATAAGCTACTTCGCCAATCGATCGGTGGATTGATGGATGAATCGGATACAGCGCTCGTACAAGATGTCGTCGAAATCTTGGAGCGCAATCGGAAAGATGAATGGATTGATGTTCATAATCTTCGTGTACAGCGCTATGGGAACGAACTCCATGTAGATTGCCATCTCACACTACCCCGTTACCTTGACCTTATCCAGGTGCACGATGAAATTTCTGCTGTGGATAAGATTGTTAATAAGGAGATGTCGGTACGGACCGAATTTTTCGTTCATGCGGATCCTTGTCTTCCACAGTGCTGCCAATATTGTCAGGTCGACAATTGCCCAATTCGTTCGGAGCAATTTCGAGGACGAATTTCGTGGGACACAGACAATGTTACACGAAATCAGAAACATTTTTTATATGCTATTGCTGAATAG
- the lepA gene encoding translation elongation factor 4, whose amino-acid sequence MKHIRNFCIIAHIDHGKSTLADRLLEYTNTISQREAQAQLLDNMDLERERGITIKSHAIQMNYKRDGQEYILNLIDTPGHVDFSYEVSRSIAACEGALLIVDASQGIQAQTISNLYLALEHDLEIIPILNKMDLPGAMPEEVKDQIVDLIGGDRDAIIPASGKTGLGVPDILEAIVDRIPHPVGDPDGPLQALIFDSVFNSFRGIMAYFKVENGEIRKGDRVKFVATGKEYFADEIGTLKLNQVPKEVIKTGDVGYIISGIKEAREVKVGDTITHKDRPCSEAIQGFEEVKPMVFAGIYPVDTEDYEELRESMHRLQLNDASLVFEPESSAALGFGFRCGFLGMLHMEIIQERLEREFDMTVITTVPNVSYKAYMTKDKEEVIVHNPSDLPDPSKLDSIEEPYIKANIITKSDFVGPIMSLCIQKRGTIMNQHYLTSDRVELVFEMPMGEIVFDFYDKLKTISKGYASFDYHQIGYRKSDLVKLDIRLNDEPVDALSSLIHRSNAYDFGKKICEKLKELLPRQQFEIRIQASIGAKIIARETISALRKDVTAKCYGGDISRKRKLLEKQKKGKKRMRQVGNVEIPQSAFMAVLKLD is encoded by the coding sequence ATGAAGCACATTCGTAATTTCTGTATTATTGCGCATATTGACCATGGCAAAAGTACTTTGGCAGACCGCCTTTTAGAGTATACCAATACCATCAGTCAGCGTGAGGCACAGGCACAATTACTTGATAATATGGATTTGGAACGTGAACGTGGTATTACGATCAAGAGTCACGCCATCCAAATGAATTATAAAAGAGATGGTCAGGAATATATTTTGAACCTGATTGATACCCCGGGACACGTGGATTTTTCTTATGAGGTGTCGCGTTCAATTGCTGCCTGCGAGGGCGCTTTATTGATCGTTGATGCATCTCAAGGTATTCAGGCGCAAACGATTTCAAATTTATATCTAGCGTTGGAGCATGATTTGGAAATCATCCCAATTCTCAACAAAATGGACCTTCCTGGTGCTATGCCGGAAGAAGTCAAAGATCAGATTGTGGATTTGATCGGTGGTGACCGCGATGCGATTATTCCTGCATCTGGTAAAACTGGTCTTGGTGTTCCGGATATTTTGGAAGCTATTGTGGACCGTATTCCACATCCAGTGGGTGATCCTGATGGACCTTTGCAAGCCTTGATTTTTGACTCTGTTTTCAACTCATTCCGTGGTATCATGGCTTATTTTAAAGTTGAAAATGGTGAAATCCGCAAGGGCGACCGCGTGAAATTTGTTGCTACTGGGAAAGAATATTTTGCCGATGAAATTGGTACACTGAAGTTGAATCAAGTACCTAAAGAAGTCATTAAGACCGGTGATGTAGGTTATATTATCTCTGGTATCAAGGAGGCACGGGAGGTGAAAGTAGGGGATACCATTACGCATAAAGATCGTCCTTGTTCTGAGGCTATCCAAGGGTTTGAAGAGGTGAAACCGATGGTCTTTGCGGGTATTTATCCTGTAGATACGGAGGATTACGAGGAGTTGCGTGAATCGATGCACCGTTTGCAGCTAAACGATGCTTCTTTGGTGTTTGAACCAGAGTCGTCGGCAGCCTTGGGTTTCGGTTTCCGTTGTGGTTTCTTGGGTATGCTTCACATGGAGATTATTCAAGAACGCCTAGAGCGCGAGTTTGATATGACGGTGATCACGACAGTTCCCAACGTATCCTATAAGGCCTATATGACCAAAGATAAAGAGGAAGTGATCGTACATAATCCTTCTGATCTACCGGATCCAAGTAAATTGGATTCAATCGAAGAGCCATATATTAAAGCTAATATTATTACGAAATCGGATTTCGTTGGACCAATTATGTCACTTTGTATCCAAAAACGCGGTACGATCATGAACCAGCATTATTTGACTTCAGATCGTGTTGAATTGGTTTTTGAAATGCCAATGGGAGAAATTGTATTTGACTTTTATGATAAGTTGAAAACAATCTCTAAAGGTTACGCTTCATTTGATTACCACCAGATTGGTTATCGCAAGTCAGATTTGGTAAAACTGGATATTCGATTGAACGATGAACCTGTAGATGCCTTGTCATCGTTGATACATCGGAGCAACGCGTATGATTTTGGTAAAAAGATCTGTGAAAAACTAAAAGAACTGTTACCCCGTCAACAATTTGAAATTCGTATCCAGGCGTCAATCGGTGCAAAGATTATTGCCCGGGAGACGATCTCAGCTTTACGTAAAGATGTTACGGCAAAATGTTATGGTGGTGATATCTCCCGGAAGCGTAAGCTTTTGGAAAAACAAAAGAAAGGTAAGAAACGCATGCGTCAGGTTGGGAACGTAGAGATTCCGCAATCTGCATTTATGGCGGTATTGAAATTAGATTAA
- a CDS encoding bifunctional 5,10-methylenetetrahydrofolate dehydrogenase/5,10-methenyltetrahydrofolate cyclohydrolase has translation MNLLDGKLVSEKIKEQIALDAAEFTTQTGRKPHLVAILVGNDGGSETYVASKMRNCQLVGFESTNIRYDENITEDELIAKVKEINQDESIDGLIVQLPLPKHIDPDKVTEAIDYRKDVDGFHPINLGRMQRNLPCFIPATPYGIMLMLDYYKIDTAGKHAVVVGRSNIVGSPMSILLARNSNPGNCTVTLTHSRTKDLKTEVLRGDIVVAAIGKKNFVTADMVKDGAVVIDVGINRETSTATKSGFKLYGDVDFENVAPKASWITPVPGGVGLMTIVGLLKNTLEAAKGTIYPKQ, from the coding sequence ATGAATCTTTTAGATGGTAAACTAGTTTCCGAAAAAATTAAAGAACAAATTGCGTTAGATGCGGCTGAATTTACGACACAGACTGGCCGTAAGCCTCATTTGGTTGCTATCCTTGTGGGGAATGATGGTGGTAGCGAAACCTATGTAGCTAGCAAAATGCGCAACTGTCAACTGGTCGGCTTTGAATCAACAAACATTCGTTATGATGAAAACATAACAGAGGATGAATTGATCGCTAAGGTCAAAGAAATCAATCAGGATGAGTCTATCGATGGTTTGATTGTTCAGTTGCCTTTACCAAAACATATTGATCCAGATAAAGTTACCGAAGCAATTGATTACCGCAAAGATGTGGATGGTTTCCATCCGATCAACCTCGGACGTATGCAACGTAATCTTCCTTGTTTTATTCCAGCTACGCCATATGGTATTATGTTGATGTTGGATTATTATAAGATCGATACAGCAGGCAAGCACGCCGTAGTGGTTGGAAGAAGCAATATCGTAGGATCGCCGATGAGTATCTTACTGGCTCGTAATTCCAATCCAGGTAATTGTACTGTAACATTAACACATAGTCGCACAAAAGACCTTAAAACAGAGGTTTTGCGGGGTGATATCGTTGTTGCGGCAATCGGTAAGAAAAATTTTGTTACAGCAGACATGGTGAAAGATGGGGCAGTAGTAATTGATGTCGGTATTAATAGAGAAACTTCTACAGCAACGAAATCTGGTTTTAAGCTATATGGTGATGTCGATTTTGAAAATGTTGCTCCTAAAGCATCCTGGATTACACCTGTACCGGGCGGAGTTGGGTTAATGACGATCGTCGGTTTATTGAAAAATACACTGGAAGCTGCAAAAGGAACAATCTATCCGAAGCAATAA
- a CDS encoding serine hydrolase has translation MHKIFLSFALLFLSLLSFGQKAATDKKLESQIKQLIQGFQGDVGIYVHHLKKNKEVNIQGDSIFPTASIVKIPILVGIFDKIEKGELQLDQQLLYRASQRYGGSGLMQFFKDSTQVDLKTLVALMLSYSDNVTSIWNQKLAGGGVAINKLMSDFQLANTRVNSQTEGRKPDWERYGWGQTTPKEMADLVTLIRQGKVVSQKSSDQMYRFMGNMFYDERGLSQIPSTVKTASKTGSLDDVRNEVILVNAPKGDYVFSIFTKNNVDKSWGKTNEAEVLTRKLSKLLWDYYQ, from the coding sequence ATGCACAAAATATTCCTATCATTTGCGTTACTATTCTTATCATTACTGTCCTTTGGTCAAAAAGCCGCTACCGATAAAAAACTCGAATCACAGATTAAACAGCTGATTCAGGGTTTTCAAGGCGATGTCGGCATTTATGTACACCATCTCAAAAAAAACAAAGAAGTCAACATCCAGGGCGACAGCATTTTCCCGACGGCAAGTATTGTCAAAATCCCCATTTTAGTCGGCATCTTTGATAAAATTGAAAAAGGTGAACTACAACTTGATCAGCAACTGCTCTACCGTGCTAGTCAACGATATGGCGGCTCAGGGCTGATGCAATTTTTTAAGGACAGTACACAAGTTGACCTGAAAACCTTGGTTGCGCTTATGCTATCGTATAGTGATAATGTAACCAGCATTTGGAACCAAAAACTTGCGGGAGGAGGAGTCGCGATCAATAAGTTAATGAGCGATTTTCAACTGGCCAACACACGTGTCAACTCACAGACAGAGGGGCGGAAGCCAGATTGGGAAAGATATGGCTGGGGCCAGACTACACCAAAAGAAATGGCCGACTTGGTCACACTAATCCGACAAGGCAAAGTTGTATCCCAAAAATCTTCCGATCAGATGTATCGTTTTATGGGCAACATGTTCTATGATGAAAGAGGACTATCGCAAATCCCATCCACTGTTAAAACAGCTTCAAAAACAGGCTCTTTAGATGACGTACGCAATGAGGTCATTTTGGTCAATGCGCCGAAAGGAGATTACGTTTTCAGTATTTTCACCAAAAACAATGTAGACAAAAGCTGGGGTAAAACAAATGAAGCAGAGGTGCTTACCCGTAAGCTTTCCAAATTATTATGGGATTATTACCAATAA
- a CDS encoding DUF1543 domain-containing protein, with amino-acid sequence MKLFMILIGCKPKNRRTEQHDIFFGIGNELKDFVDPIKDFWPEADGKIHIDAYRIVHKIGEYEIKVTERGNEQAIDSELKLFFVNLGGYKPNEFDEFHYKELIVASSLAKATEKAKRTVFWKHHSSAHIDDKYGLDVDDIYEIEDLLLPHDKELYSIQITPKIGLEEDTIANGYFKLSAL; translated from the coding sequence ATGAAATTATTTATGATTTTGATCGGTTGTAAACCGAAAAATAGACGGACAGAACAGCATGACATTTTCTTTGGTATTGGTAATGAGCTCAAGGATTTTGTCGATCCCATTAAAGATTTTTGGCCCGAGGCAGACGGTAAAATTCACATTGATGCGTACCGTATTGTCCATAAGATTGGGGAATATGAGATCAAGGTTACTGAAAGGGGGAATGAACAGGCTATTGATTCAGAATTGAAGTTGTTTTTTGTCAATTTAGGTGGCTACAAACCGAATGAATTTGACGAGTTCCATTACAAAGAACTTATTGTAGCATCTAGTTTGGCCAAGGCGACTGAAAAGGCAAAACGCACTGTTTTTTGGAAGCACCACAGTTCGGCACATATCGATGATAAGTACGGTTTGGATGTTGATGATATTTATGAGATAGAAGATTTGCTATTACCTCATGATAAAGAGCTGTATAGTATTCAAATTACGCCAAAGATCGGTCTAGAAGAAGATACCATTGCGAATGGATATTTTAAACTGAGTGCGCTGTAA